The Verrucomicrobiota bacterium genome window below encodes:
- a CDS encoding AAA family ATPase, translated as MAEPKKKSVPPSALNKLPGGATEGQGPLSDLLSHEEMEKLSTLQIVDLIISKLPPRHPSILDMVYLRERVSSIEETNYQAQEAIQKLDAIVEKLRSPAYRVGTFLMPVEPDKAHVCIGATDYVCRVDPQIPLSSLQLGQRVLCNEAFAVVQGLGFDRNGPIVRVDELLSDGRLRIGQESGLMPLVLQRSALLAKEKLRPGLEVRLDGNQRVALEVVGVGKRVKRSLETVTELPWSAIGGQEEAVQAIRDTIELPFLHRDLFKRFEHSVPKGFLLYGPPGCGKTLLGKATAYNLRQQVKAQTGVDHPEFFLHVKGPEILNMWVGESERQVRDLFSQCRERANDGALAFLFIDEAESILGTRRAGRYHSILSTLVPMFCTEMDGIEPLQNVVVILASNRADLIDPAILRPGRIDRKIKVRRPDLAGSQRIYEIYLRESLPLAEPKTDLAAAVTQAQFNRTPENQFLEVVYRSGKKDMLYRGDLASGAIIAVVVERAKSLAIKRSIETKLPTSLTREDLLQALEKEYAENDLFPATDLTEDWLKLTDFDPDNVVRLGPVRPRKSESLGSGIV; from the coding sequence ATGGCTGAGCCTAAAAAGAAGTCAGTTCCACCGTCCGCGCTGAACAAACTTCCGGGTGGCGCGACCGAAGGCCAAGGCCCGTTGAGCGATTTGCTTTCCCACGAGGAGATGGAAAAGCTCTCCACGCTGCAAATCGTCGATCTCATCATCAGCAAACTCCCGCCCCGTCATCCGTCGATCCTCGACATGGTGTATCTGCGGGAACGCGTCTCCTCCATCGAAGAAACCAATTATCAAGCCCAGGAAGCGATCCAGAAACTGGATGCGATCGTGGAGAAACTGCGGTCCCCGGCCTATCGCGTCGGCACGTTCCTCATGCCGGTGGAACCGGACAAAGCGCACGTCTGCATCGGAGCCACGGACTACGTCTGCCGCGTCGATCCGCAAATCCCGCTTTCCAGTTTGCAGCTCGGCCAGCGCGTGCTCTGCAACGAGGCATTCGCCGTCGTCCAGGGACTGGGGTTCGATCGCAACGGCCCGATCGTCCGCGTGGACGAATTGCTCTCGGACGGACGCTTGCGGATCGGCCAGGAAAGCGGCTTGATGCCGCTGGTGCTCCAACGCTCGGCATTGCTGGCCAAAGAAAAACTGCGTCCGGGTTTGGAAGTGCGTCTCGACGGGAACCAGCGCGTCGCGCTGGAAGTGGTCGGCGTCGGCAAGCGCGTCAAGCGTTCCCTCGAAACGGTGACCGAATTGCCGTGGAGCGCGATTGGCGGTCAGGAAGAAGCGGTGCAAGCGATCCGCGACACCATCGAACTGCCGTTCCTGCACCGCGACCTTTTCAAACGCTTCGAGCATTCTGTGCCGAAGGGTTTTCTGCTCTACGGCCCGCCGGGTTGCGGCAAGACGTTGCTTGGAAAAGCAACGGCCTACAATCTCCGTCAACAAGTGAAGGCTCAAACCGGCGTCGATCATCCCGAATTCTTTCTGCACGTCAAAGGGCCGGAAATCCTGAACATGTGGGTCGGCGAATCCGAGCGGCAAGTTCGCGACCTGTTCTCGCAATGCCGGGAACGCGCCAACGACGGGGCGCTGGCGTTCCTCTTTATTGACGAAGCCGAGTCGATTCTGGGCACGCGTCGCGCCGGACGATACCACAGCATTCTCAGCACGCTCGTCCCGATGTTTTGCACGGAAATGGACGGCATCGAACCGCTCCAGAATGTCGTCGTGATCCTCGCATCGAATCGGGCCGACTTGATCGATCCGGCCATCCTGCGTCCGGGCCGCATCGATCGAAAAATCAAGGTGCGCCGGCCTGACCTGGCCGGTTCGCAACGCATCTATGAAATCTACTTGCGGGAGAGCTTGCCGTTGGCTGAACCGAAAACCGACCTGGCGGCGGCCGTGACGCAAGCCCAGTTCAATCGCACCCCAGAGAATCAGTTCCTGGAAGTCGTCTATCGCAGCGGGAAGAAAGACATGCTTTACCGCGGCGACCTGGCCAGCGGCGCTATCATTGCCGTCGTCGTGGAACGCGCCAAAAGTCTGGCCATCAAACGCTCGATCGAGACCAAGTTGCCCACCTCCTTGACACGGGAGGATTTGCTTCAAGCGCTGGAAAAGGAATACGCGGAAAATGACCTGTTCCCGGCGACTGACCTGACTGAGGACTGGCTGAAACTGACTGATTTCGACCCGGACAATGTCGTTCGTCTGGGCCCGGTGCGGCCGCGCAAAAGCGAGTCGCTCGGCAGCGGCATCGTCTAG
- a CDS encoding WYL domain-containing protein, translated as MTKPERARTEPLYRAPLERMLRIHQAIQEGTFPNTQTLSLELEISSKTAQRDLEFMRERLELPLAYDAIRHGYYYTQEVRSFPTLQITEGELFALLVAEKALQQYRGTSFEKPLLSAFKKMAASLPETVSLNLADWEQTISFRTSAEPILNLEIFDALAKATSQRERVVLTYRKPGLKNTERRTVDPYHLANVNGEWFLFGFDHLRRDIRTFVPARIKAVERTGQRFVRPARFSLERRLKDSFGIHAGSGEYQIRIQFSELVADYIREKKWHPSQRLRELSEGGVELSLKLSSLVEVQRWILAWGGQAVVIEPPELAASVRQAALRILRNRPLRPARKK; from the coding sequence ATGACGAAACCGGAGCGAGCCAGAACGGAGCCCCTTTACCGCGCGCCGTTGGAGAGAATGCTTCGCATCCACCAGGCGATTCAGGAAGGAACTTTTCCCAACACGCAAACGCTCTCCCTGGAGCTGGAGATCAGCTCAAAGACCGCCCAACGGGACCTGGAGTTCATGCGAGAACGGCTGGAATTGCCGCTGGCGTACGACGCCATCCGGCATGGATACTACTACACGCAGGAGGTTCGATCTTTCCCAACGTTGCAGATCACGGAAGGCGAGCTTTTTGCTCTTCTGGTCGCTGAGAAAGCGCTGCAGCAGTATCGCGGAACAAGTTTCGAGAAACCGCTCCTGAGCGCGTTTAAGAAAATGGCGGCTTCGCTGCCGGAAACCGTCTCGCTGAATCTGGCGGACTGGGAGCAGACGATTTCGTTTCGGACGAGCGCCGAGCCGATTCTTAACCTTGAGATCTTTGATGCGCTGGCCAAGGCCACGTCGCAACGCGAACGGGTCGTGCTGACGTATCGGAAGCCGGGCCTGAAGAACACGGAGCGCCGAACCGTGGATCCGTATCATCTCGCCAACGTCAACGGCGAGTGGTTCCTGTTCGGGTTCGACCATCTCCGCCGCGACATCCGCACGTTCGTTCCGGCACGCATCAAGGCCGTGGAGAGAACCGGCCAGCGATTCGTTCGCCCGGCGAGATTCTCGCTCGAGCGAAGGTTGAAGGACAGTTTTGGCATCCACGCGGGAAGCGGCGAATACCAAATTCGAATTCAATTCAGCGAACTCGTGGCCGATTATATTCGTGAAAAGAAATGGCATCCCTCGCAGAGGTTGCGGGAGCTGAGCGAGGGCGGCGTCGAATTGTCTCTGAAACTTTCCAGCCTGGTGGAAGTCCAGCGGTGGATTCTGGCCTGGGGCGGACAGGCCGTCGTAATCGAGCCGCCGGAGCTCGCGGCGTCGGTGCGGCAGGCCGCGCTGCGCATCTTGCGGAATCGCCCGTTGCGTCCTGCGCGCAAAAAATAG
- a CDS encoding transcription termination factor Rho, translated as MSTNSTATETTTKTNQERGSGYLEISDKGFGFLRSAENHFQPKPTDIFVTPDTIKKNFLREGCLVYGPTQPPHRGSSPQLREVEKVNNMPFSEYTKAMRFENLTTIDPHEKFLLETTPDLIETRIIDLVTPIGKGTRGLIVSPPRSGKTTILKQIANAVTANHPEVHVLVLLIDERPEEVTDFQRSVKAEVVASSNDMDLETHVRLSRFMIERCRRMVEASKDVFVLLDSITRVARAYNSVHGGSGRTMTGGVDARALEIPRKMFAAARKIEEGGSLTILATALVDTGSRMDELIFQEFKGTGNMELILDRKLSDRRLFPAIDIPKSGTRKEEKLFPSKNIEAIRKLRRMMVDLNPVEAMETLIAALKKHKTNDELLSKLV; from the coding sequence ATGAGTACGAACAGTACTGCGACTGAAACGACGACGAAGACAAACCAGGAACGCGGTTCCGGTTATCTGGAGATTTCCGACAAAGGCTTCGGTTTTCTTCGTTCGGCCGAGAATCATTTTCAACCGAAACCGACGGACATCTTCGTCACGCCGGACACGATCAAGAAAAACTTCCTGCGCGAAGGTTGCCTGGTGTACGGGCCGACGCAACCGCCGCACCGCGGGAGCAGTCCGCAACTGCGCGAGGTGGAGAAGGTCAACAACATGCCGTTCTCCGAATACACCAAGGCCATGCGGTTCGAGAATCTCACCACCATCGACCCGCACGAGAAATTCCTCCTCGAAACCACGCCGGACCTGATCGAGACCCGGATCATCGATCTGGTCACCCCGATTGGCAAAGGCACACGCGGTTTGATCGTATCTCCGCCGCGAAGCGGCAAGACCACTATTTTGAAGCAGATCGCAAACGCTGTGACTGCCAACCATCCGGAAGTGCACGTGCTCGTGCTTCTCATTGATGAACGCCCGGAAGAGGTCACGGATTTTCAACGCTCGGTCAAAGCCGAGGTGGTCGCCTCCTCCAATGACATGGACCTGGAAACACACGTCCGGCTGTCGCGATTCATGATCGAGCGCTGTCGCCGGATGGTCGAAGCGAGCAAAGACGTCTTCGTGCTCCTGGATTCCATCACGCGCGTCGCGCGCGCTTACAACAGCGTGCACGGCGGCAGCGGCCGGACGATGACGGGCGGTGTGGACGCGCGCGCGCTGGAAATACCCCGCAAGATGTTCGCCGCTGCGCGCAAGATCGAAGAAGGCGGGTCGTTGACGATCCTGGCCACGGCGCTCGTCGATACCGGTTCACGGATGGACGAATTGATTTTCCAGGAGTTCAAAGGCACCGGCAACATGGAATTGATTCTGGACCGGAAGCTCTCCGACCGCCGCCTGTTCCCCGCGATTGACATTCCCAAGAGCGGCACGCGCAAAGAGGAAAAGTTGTTTCCGTCGAAAAACATCGAAGCGATCCGAAAGCTCCGCCGCATGATGGTGGATCTGAATCCGGTCGAAGCCATGGAAACGCTGATTGCCGCCCTCAAGAAGCACAAGACGAACGATGAGTTGCTGAGCAAGTTGGTTTAA
- a CDS encoding glutamate--tRNA ligase, with protein sequence MSVRVRFAPSPTGFLHIGGARTALFNWLYARHTGGTFVLRIEDTDAARNTQEAVEVILNGLRWLGLDWDEGPTSGDPKGASRGSFGPYFQSQRGPIYKQRVAELIQKGCAYEHEGAVKFRMTREPILIRDLIVGEVKRELTDREIEDPDFVIVRSDGQPVFHLVNVIDDLEMRVTHVIRGEDHLSNTSKHIALFQAFGAEPPAYAHIPLILNPDGTKMSKRDKGASLTAYEAEGCVPDAVVNYLCLLGWSPKQNREVLAREEIVQLFDLPQILRHNARFDASKLQWLNGEYIRTMSRERFQDLGVQALNRAGLPVARFSPQYIRAALETCVGKIKQFSELADYAGFYFVDELAHDPAAAKANLGQDERARLSSLRAAFAELEHFNATAVEVALKETARSLGAKVGALVHPCRFACTGRTSGPSLYHLLEVLGKEQVLKRIDRALAA encoded by the coding sequence ATGAGTGTCCGCGTTCGTTTCGCGCCCAGTCCCACGGGCTTCCTTCATATTGGAGGCGCCCGGACGGCGCTCTTCAACTGGCTGTATGCCCGACACACGGGCGGAACGTTCGTTCTCCGCATTGAAGACACGGATGCCGCCCGCAACACGCAGGAAGCGGTCGAAGTGATTCTGAACGGGTTGCGATGGCTTGGACTGGATTGGGACGAAGGGCCGACCAGCGGTGATCCCAAAGGCGCAAGCCGAGGCAGTTTCGGCCCGTACTTTCAATCGCAGCGCGGACCCATCTACAAACAGCGCGTGGCAGAGCTGATTCAAAAGGGCTGCGCTTACGAACACGAAGGCGCGGTGAAATTCAGAATGACCCGTGAGCCGATCCTCATTCGCGACCTGATTGTCGGCGAGGTGAAGCGGGAATTGACCGACCGCGAAATCGAGGATCCGGATTTTGTGATTGTGCGTTCGGACGGCCAGCCGGTGTTTCACCTGGTAAATGTGATTGATGATCTGGAAATGCGGGTGACTCACGTGATCCGCGGCGAAGATCATCTTTCCAACACCTCCAAACACATCGCGCTGTTTCAGGCGTTTGGCGCCGAACCTCCTGCCTACGCCCACATCCCGCTGATCCTGAACCCCGACGGCACCAAGATGAGCAAACGCGACAAAGGCGCGTCGCTCACCGCTTACGAAGCGGAAGGGTGCGTCCCCGACGCGGTGGTGAACTATCTCTGTTTGCTGGGCTGGTCGCCAAAGCAGAATCGCGAAGTGTTGGCCCGAGAGGAAATCGTTCAGCTCTTCGATCTGCCGCAGATTCTCCGCCACAACGCGCGCTTCGACGCGAGCAAACTCCAATGGCTCAACGGCGAATACATCCGAACGATGAGCCGGGAGCGTTTCCAGGACCTCGGCGTGCAGGCGTTGAATCGCGCGGGCTTGCCAGTGGCCCGTTTCAGCCCGCAGTACATTCGCGCCGCGCTGGAAACTTGCGTGGGCAAGATCAAACAATTCTCCGAACTGGCGGATTACGCCGGATTTTATTTCGTCGATGAACTCGCTCACGACCCGGCGGCGGCGAAGGCGAATCTTGGTCAGGACGAACGCGCCCGGCTGTCGAGCTTGCGCGCGGCCTTTGCGGAGTTGGAGCACTTTAACGCGACCGCGGTTGAGGTCGCGCTGAAGGAGACGGCTCGGAGCCTGGGGGCCAAGGTCGGCGCTCTGGTGCACCCGTGCCGGTTCGCCTGTACCGGTCGGACTTCCGGACCAAGTCTCTATCACCTGCTGGAGGTATTGGGCAAAGAACAGGTGCTGAAACGCATTGACCGGGCCCTGGCCGCTTGA
- a CDS encoding RNA-binding protein, which translates to MNTKLYVGNLSFDTTENDLQDTFTAFGPVTEVNLITDRSTGRSRGFAFVTMATPEGAKAAIEGMAGKSIGGRNLTVNEARPREERGGGEGFSRGPRRQQYSRH; encoded by the coding sequence ATGAACACGAAATTGTATGTCGGGAATCTATCCTTCGACACCACCGAAAACGACCTCCAGGACACTTTCACGGCCTTCGGCCCGGTCACGGAAGTGAATCTCATCACGGATCGCAGCACCGGGCGCTCCAGGGGCTTTGCCTTCGTCACTATGGCCACGCCCGAGGGGGCGAAAGCGGCGATTGAGGGGATGGCGGGCAAAAGCATCGGCGGCCGCAATCTCACCGTGAACGAGGCGCGTCCGCGCGAAGAACGCGGCGGCGGGGAAGGTTTTAGTCGAGGCCCGCGCCGTCAACAATACTCACGACATTAA
- the infA gene encoding translation initiation factor IF-1, producing MSDEHLELEGTVATVLPGTMFRVRLDNDREVLAHLSGKMRKHFVRLTTGDRVRLEMSPYDLTKARITYRLR from the coding sequence ATGAGCGACGAACATCTTGAACTGGAAGGAACCGTGGCCACGGTTCTGCCCGGAACAATGTTCCGCGTCCGGCTCGACAATGATCGCGAAGTCCTCGCGCATTTGTCCGGCAAAATGCGCAAACACTTCGTGCGGCTGACCACCGGCGATCGCGTCCGGCTGGAAATGTCGCCCTACGATTTGACAAAGGCCCGAATTACTTACCGCCTCCGCTGA
- a CDS encoding fatty acid hydroxylase, whose protein sequence is MSLFIFWTTIGVVLGTVYSSFFEWTLHRYLMHQPVGVFTYPFERHALVHHRIFRADYTYHLIDEKDKPTIPMAWWNGPLLIAACQIPFVLASWWSGHWGIVCGSLLACSAYYGAYEYLHWCMHLPRQRNVERSGIFFRLNGHHLLHHRYMHKNFNVVFPLADLCLGTLLLRSKVHFKQAEGASVPNVQPKAPQHALAVGP, encoded by the coding sequence ATGTCTTTATTTATTTTTTGGACCACAATCGGAGTTGTACTCGGCACCGTTTACAGCTCATTTTTTGAATGGACCTTGCATCGCTATCTGATGCACCAGCCAGTCGGGGTCTTCACCTACCCCTTCGAGCGCCACGCCCTGGTCCATCACCGCATCTTCCGCGCGGACTACACGTATCACCTGATTGACGAAAAGGACAAGCCGACCATCCCCATGGCGTGGTGGAACGGCCCTTTGCTGATCGCCGCTTGCCAGATTCCTTTTGTCCTGGCCTCCTGGTGGTCCGGTCACTGGGGTATTGTGTGCGGCTCCCTGCTGGCTTGCAGCGCTTACTACGGCGCTTACGAATACCTCCACTGGTGCATGCACTTGCCGCGGCAACGGAACGTCGAACGTTCCGGCATCTTCTTCCGGTTGAACGGGCACCATTTGCTCCATCACCGTTACATGCACAAGAACTTCAACGTCGTGTTCCCGCTCGCGGATCTTTGCCTGGGCACACTGCTGCTGCGTTCCAAAGTGCATTTCAAACAAGCGGAAGGCGCTTCGGTGCCGAACGTGCAGCCAAAAGCTCCGCAGCACGCCCTGGCCGTTGGTCCGTAG